The region GGACGCGGCACCGGCATCGCCCACAGTTCGATTTCAAAGCCATTCGGATAACCCGCTTTCGCAAGCAGCTCCTTCGCTTTATTCAAATCAAACGGATAGTCTTGAATCGCATCGTTGTAACCCGGGATGCTGGGCGGCATCGGGTTTTTCGCCGGTTCCGCTTGGCCGGCGTAAAACGCATCGATGATCGCTTTCTTGTCAACCGCGTAGTTCAACGCTTGGCGAACCAACTTGTTTTTCAGCGGCCCTCTCGTCGCCGTCAGTCCGACATAGGCGACGTTCATCGACGGGCGCTTGAAAATTTGAAACTCTTTGTTTCCTTCCACTTGTTTTAAGTCCGTCGGATTCAAGTCTTCCATAATGTCAATTTCGCCTTTTAACAGCGCATTGAGGCGCGCCGAGTTGTCCGGAATGGACACGAAGATGAGCTGGTTCAGCTTCGGATAGCCTTTTTCCCAATAGTCTTTATTTTTTTCAAGTACGATCCGTTCGTTCCGCTTCCATTCTTTAAAGACGAACGGGCCGGTCCCGACTGGGTGTTCGCCAAACTTGTCGCCGTATTTTTTCACTGCTTCTGGGCTGGCGATGGCAAACGGGGTCATGGCGAGATTTTTCAAAAACGGTGCTTGCGGACGCTTCAGCACAAATTGCACCGTGTACTTGTCGAGCGCCTTTACTTCTTTAATCACATGACTGTCATCATTTTTGTAACCGCCAAACATCGATCCGTAATACGGAAACTTGTCGGCATTGCCGTTCGCCCAACGCTCGAAGTTAAAGACGACGGCATCGGCGTTAAACTCTGTCCCGTCATGGAACTTGACACCTTGGCGCAGTTTAAACGTATAGGTCAGTCCATCGTTTGAAATCGTCCATTCCGTCGCCAACGCCGGCTTGATGGACGTATCGTTGTCATTGTAATCCAGCAGCGTATCAAAAATGTTTTTCGTTACTTTCAGCGACTCCCCATCCGTCACAGTCGCTGGGTCAAGCGACACCGAATCACCGCCGCGCCCGTACACCAGCGTATCCTGGGTCGACGGTTTGTCACTGCCACCCCCTGCGGTTTGCTTCGACTTGCCGCAGCCAGCTAAAACAAGCATGACTGCCAGCATCATGGCAAGCCACGTAAACCATGTTTTTTTCCTCATCGTGTTTCCCCCTTGTGTTTCATTTGTTTATCATCACGTTGCTCACCTGTTGGCTCGTATAAATGGCAAGCAACGTAATGTCCATTGGCCACTTCTCGCCATTCCGGACGCCGCTGGCGGCAAATATCCATACAGGATGCGCAACGCGTATGGAATGCGCATCCTTGCGGCGGATTCGCCGGGCTTGGCAAATCGCCGGAGAGCAACTGTCGTTCTGTTTTATGATCAGGATCTGGAATCGGCACAGCGGACAAAAGCGCCTGCGTATACGGATGCTTCGGCGATTCGTATAACGACTCGCTGTCCGCCAGTTCAACCATACGCCCCAAATACATGACGCCGACCCGGTCGCTGATATGGCGAACGACCCCTAAATCATGGGCAATGAAAATATATGTAAGCCCAAACTGCTTTTGCAAATCTTCAAGCAAATTGAGAACTTGCGCTTGAATCGATACATCAAGCGCCGAAACCGGTTCATCGGCGATGATCAGCTTCGGATGAGTCATCAGCGCCCGCGCGATGCCGATGCGCTGACGCTGGCCGCCGCTGAACTGGTGGGGATAGCGTTTGGCATGATACGAACCGAGCCCGACCACCTCGAGCATCTCCCGCACTCGCCGCTTCCGCTCCTCTTTTGATCCAATGCCGTGGACGATGAGCGGCTCTTCCAAAATTTTTTCGACTGTATGGCGCGGGTTCAGCGAAGCGAACGGGTCTTGGAAAATCATCTGCATATCGCGCCGCAACCGGCGCAGCTCCGCTTTTGATAAAGCGGTTACATTCTTCCCTTCAAATAGAATCGAACCGTCTGTCGGCTCAATGAGCCGCAGCAGCATTCGGCCCGTAGTCGACTTGCCGCAGCCCGACTCTCCGACAATGCCAAGCGTCTCACCGCGGTACACGGTGAATGTCACATCATCGACCGCTTTGACCGTCCCAATTTGTTTGCCAAAAACGCCCCCGGTAATGGGAAAGTATTTTTTAAGCCCTTTCGCTTCGAGCAGCGGCTCGCTCATCAACTAGCCCCTCCTTCTCTAACACCAAAAAACAGCGGGCGCGATGGCCTTGTTCACTCGTTTCGTACAATAGCGGATCTTCGTGGCGGCAGCGGTCAACGACCCATTCGCACCGAGCGGCAAACCGACAGCCGCAACGGACCGTTCCGGGTTTTGGCACTTGGCCGGGAATGGAATACAGCCGCTCCTTTTTGCCGCGGATATCCGGGATCGAGCGGATCAAACCAGCAGTGTACGGATGCTTCGGATTGCGGAAAATGTCCCGAACGCTTCCTTCTTCCACGATTTGGCCAGCGTACATGACAATGACGCGATCGCATAGTTCAGCGACAACTCCTAAATCATGGGTGATCATCATCACCGCTGTGCCGAACGTCTGGTTCAATTCTTTCATCAGCGCTAAAATTTGCGCCTGAATGGTCACATCAAGCGCCGTCGTCGGCTCGTCCGCGATCAAGAGCGCCGGACGGCACACCATCGCCATCGCAATCATCACCCTCTGGCGCATGCCGCCAGACAACTGATGCGGATATTCGTCCAACAGTTGCTCAGCGCGCGGCAATCCGACGAGCTTCAGCATCTCCACCGCCCGCGCTCGCGCTTCTTTTTTTCCTATTTTCGTATGTATGCGAATCGCTTCAACCAATTGATCACCAATCGTAAACAGCGGATTCAAAGAAGTCATCGGCTCTTGAAAAATCATCGCGATCTCATTGCCGCGAATTTGCTTCATCCGCCGCTCCGAGGCTTCGATCAAGTTCTCGCCTTTAAACCAAATCTCCCCGCCAACCACCTTGCCGATTCCTTTTGGCAACAACCCCATAATAGACAATGACGTCACACTTTTCCCACACCCGGACTCCCCGACAATGCCAAGCACTTCGCCTTCACGAATGGAAAAATCTACACCATCGACCGCCGGGATCTCCCCATCATCCGTAAAGAAAGACGTCCGAAGCCCACGAACTTCCAATAAAATCTTTTCCCCCATCACGCTCCCCTTCTCTCATTCGATTTTGATGAAACTTTTGCTCTCTGAATAAAATTATGCCATGTATTGTTTTCTAACACAATATAATATTATAAAAAATTAAAATTATTTAAAAAATGGAAAGTAATAAAATAACGAGGGGATGAAACAATCCCTCGTTGATCTTATTGTTGTAAAGATGCACGCACCTTGAACGACCATTTTCACGCCGGATAGATTGCAAAAATAGCGCATAGAGATTTTTTATCATAATTTCTAACGTCTCATTCCATTTTTGCCTTCAAATCAACTGATCACTCCTGCTTGACCGTCACCATTCCTCATGCATGCGGGAAAAAGCAGAAAAACTGCCGACTTGCGAACAGGATTTTTCATGTCGCTATTTCTCATCTCTAATCGAGACCCCTGCTTTTAATCATAAGCGTTAGCAAGGCATCCCAACCGTGGGACGCACGAGAATGGCTTGACTGACAACCTGCCGCGGGGCGGATGTTCCCGACAATTCCCCGCCTCACCATCAGCTCTTCATGCGTGCCGCTTTCGGCAAAAAAGCAGAAAAAACCTGCCAGCGGTGCCGAACAGGCTTTTTTCATGCCGCTATTTATTTTTGGTAAGCTTGAAACATCGCGTACCATTTGTCAATGAACTCGGGCGCAAACGGCCCTTTCCGCTCCTTAATCCAGCCGATCAGTTTTTGAACGTTGTTTTTTAAAATGCGGTCGATCACATCCGGATAACGCATCTCGCGGCGGTGCCGCTCATACTCATCTTCATCCAGCAGCATGTACGTCATATCGGGAAACACTTTAATATCCAAATCATAATCGATGTACTTCAGCGCTTCTTCATCCCAAACGAACGGCGAACTTAAATTGCAATAGTAGTACACTCCGTCCTCACGAATCATGGCGATAATGTTAAACCAGTGTTTGGCGTGAAAAAAACAAATCGCCGGCTCGCGCGTCACCCACGTCCGGCCGTCAGCTTCCATAACAAGCGTCTTGTCATTGCCGCCGATCACATACGATGGCGTTCCTTTTAATACGACCGTTTCCTGCCAAAGGCGGTGAATCGCCCCATTATGTTTGTAGCTATGAATTTGAATAATTTTCCCGTCCCGAGGGTAAGCTGGCATCATTCTTCCCTACTTTCCGATGGGAGCTTCTTCGTTATATTATACCCTGTTCCTTTTGGAAAAGAAAAGCAGGCCGCCTTGTTGAGAAAAAGGCAACTGGCGCATTGGCTCAAAGACCGCGGCCTATCCGTCAGACGCCGGATGCCATCTGCCCTACCAACGCACGGCGGATGGCTTCCACTTCCCGTTTCATTTGCCGCACTTCCTCGCGCAAAGCAGAGGTCGGCGCTTCACGTTCGAGTTCATCCAACTGGCGGGTGATCTCCTCACAACGCTCCATCTCCTGTTGCAAAAACACCGCCTCGTCGCCTACATTCGTCCATGCGTGCTCTATCGCCATTCCGTTCTCCCTTCCCCTTTGCCGTGTAATTTCCTTATCATCATTTCGCGGTCTCATCGGCAAATCCCTTTCACTAATCTTATAAAGAGAGGAGAGCTTTTATCGACAAAAAAAGCAGAGGCGCGCCGCCCCTGCTTTTGCCTTCCATATTCGGCCGATCGCCTGCGCTCTTGTAGCGACATGCGCCGTCGTCACAACCGCCAGGCGTCAGCCATAGATGATCGTTAGTTATTGATTGACGTTTTGCGCTTTGCGTGCTTCCGCTTGCGCGTTTTGTTGTTTTACGTGTTGCACATTTGTCTCAGCCGCAAATTCCGTCGCAAATTGACCGGCTTGAGCGGCTTGAGCCGATTGAGCATTTTGTTGTCTTACTTCTTGAATGTTCGTGCCAGCTGCTGTTTTGTTCGGTTGTTTGGCCATTGTTCTCACCTCCACGTGCTTTACTATGCCCTCAAGGCGATCGTTCTATCCGCTGGCGTTACAAAAGTAAAGATCTTCCACCGTCGACGATGATCGTTTGTCCGCGAATCATCTCGGCTGCATCCGACAATAAAAACATCACCGCATTGACGATATCTTCCGGTTGAACCGGGCGACCAGCCGGCGTATTGGCCGCAGCGTCAGCGAGGAGCTCGCCGCGGTTCGGGAAGTGCTTCAGCGCATCGGTATCGACCGCTCCGCCGGAGACGGCGTTGACGGCGATGTTTTTCGGCGCCAGCTCGACAGCCAAGTAGCGGGTCAGCGCTTCAAGCGCGGCCTTTGAGACGCCGACCGCCGTATAGTTTTCCAAATAGCGGATCGACCCGAGCGAGCTGATGCTCACAATTTTTCCGCCGCCAACCCGCTCCATTCGTTTCGCCGCTTCCTGGGCGCAAAACAAAAGCGCTTTGCTGTTGATGTTCATCGTCCAGTTCCAATGCGTTTCTTCCAATTCCATCGCCGGACGCAACACGCCGGATGCAGCGTTGTTCACGAGCACATCGACCCGTCCGAACACCTGATCGATTTGGGCGAACATGGCGCGAATTTTCCCAACGTCACCAACGTTCGCTTTCACGACGAGCGCTTTTCTCCCGAGCGCTTCAATTTCGTGCGCCGTTTCTTCGGCGGCGGTTTTGCTGCGGGCGTAATTGACAACAATATCATATCCTTTCTTGGCCAGCCGCAAGGCGATCGCTTTGCCAATGCCGCGGCTGCTGCCGGTGACCACTGCTACTTTTCCGCTCATGTTTTTCACTCCTTATACATATAATATAGCCGAATTCCATAGACGAGGGAGGAGCTGCCTATGTACGTCGGCCGCGATATGACTGAGCTGTCGATGATTCCGAAAACGGAATGGACCGATGACGAACTCGCTTATTTTCATCATTCGTTCCAACAAATCGCTCCATATTTAAACGTCGAAGGGCAGACGATTCACCGCGAAATCATCGAGGAAATCGAAGCGCGCGGCGGCCTTGGGCGCCGTGAAGCAACGTATACACACGGCACGATGCCGGTGCCTGATTAATCAGGGCGGCGCACTCCGCCCGCCCATTCTTTATATTCGCGCCAAACACGTTGATGGGATACCGGAAAGGCGTACGCCTCGAGCTCATCCTCAGACACAAGCCGAAAAGGCTCCTTGGTGGACTCGCTGCTGATCAGGCGGCCGGGAAACACGGTCAACTGCCAGACTAAATGGGAAAACGCATGCTCAAACGAAACGATCGATTCTATAAGCTCTACTTGCAAGCCGTATTGCTCGCCAACCATTTGCTCGAGCTTCTCTTTTCCATCCACTCCGTCCGTTTCGCAGCTGGGGAACTCCCATAAGTTCGCAAGCAAACCAGTGCTGTCGCGCTTGCGAATGAGAACGCGGCCTTCATCATCGGCCAGCACCGCGACGGCGATCGGCACTTGCTTGACCGTTGTTTTTTTCGTTTTCACCGGCAGCTCTTCCGCCACCCCTTCGGCGAACGCTTGGCAGTAGGCTTGCACCGGACAAAGAAGGCACGACGGGCGTCGCGGCGTGCAAACAAGAGCGCCGAGCTCAATCAGCGCCTCGTTAAACACTCCCGGGTTTTCGTACGCCATAATTTCGCGGACGATTTGTTCAAATCGTTTTCTCGTCGACGGTTTGGCAATATCGTCTGTTACGAGAAACAGACGCGACAAGACGCGCATTACGTTGCCGTCAACAGCCGGCTCCGGGACGCCATAAGCGAGGCTCAACACCGCCCCGACCGTATACGGCCCGACTCCTTTCAGTCTAGAAAATTCATCTGGATCGTCCGGCACTTTGCCGCCATAGCGCGTTTTCACTTCTTTCACCGCCGCGTGCAAGTTGCGCACGCGCGAGTAATAGCCGAGTCCTTCCCACACCTTCAGCACCTCATCCTCATCAGCGTCAGCGAGCGCCTCCAACGTTGGAAACCGATCGATAAACTGTTCAAAATACGGAATGACCGTCTCGACGCGCGTTTGCTGCAGCATCACTTCCGACACCCATACTTTGTATGGGTCGCGGTCTTTCCGCCACGGCAGGTCGCGGCGCTCGCGGGCGAACCAGTCAAGCAAATCGCGCTGAAACTCGCGCGCTGGAAATCGCTTTGTTTCTCTCGTCATGCAAAGTTTCCCCCATGATGCCTATTGTCCACCTTATTATATCAAAAAAACCCCCGGCAGGGCTTGCCGCACGCCGAGGGAGGAAACGGAAGGAAATCGTTTTCAACTTTCTTTAGCCGCAGAGACATAGGCGATTTGTTCATGTTGAGCGCGCAGTCGGCGAATATCGATGCGCACGAGCAACGAGATGATGAAAGCGATGACAAACAATCCGCCAAAAAAGGCCAAGCTCCCTTCGTAAGAACCGGTCGTGTCTTTGATATACGCGGCAAACATCGGTCCAACGAGACCCGCCGCGGCCCAAGCGGTCAAAATGTAGCCGTGAATGGCACCGAGTTGCTTTGTGCCGAACAAATCGCCGATATACGCCGGAATACAGGCAAATCCGCCGCCATAACACGTGTAGACAATCGTCAACATAATGATAAATAGCCATTTGATGGATACGTTCGGCAACAGGAAGAAAATCAAAATTTGCAAAACGAAAAACGTCGTGTACGTATTTGGCCGTCCAATATAGTCGGAAGCCGACGCCCAACCGATGCGCCCTAACCCGTTAAACACCCCGATGGCGCCAACCAGTGCCGCCGCTGCCGTTTGGCTGATGCCGATGCTTTCCACCGCCAACGGTTTCGCCACTGCCAAAACGGCAATGCCGCACGTCACGTTAATAAACAGCATGAACCATAAATACCAAAACCGTCTTGTTTTGACAGCCTCATTGGCCGTCAATTGCGCCAAATCAAGCGAAGGTTTGGCTTTTCCGGCCTTCACTTTTTCCTGAAATCCTTCCGGCAGCCATCCTTCCGGCGGTTTTTCTAAATAAAGAGAAGATAACGTCATAATGACAAAATACGTAATCCCTAAAATGAAAAACGTATTTTGGACGCCGACGGAGGCAATCAAACTGTTCATCACCGGACTCGCGATCGCTGCGGCAAAACCGAACCCCATAATCGCCAGACCCGTAGCCAAGCCACGGCGGTCCGGAAACCATTTAACGAGCGTCGACACCGGCGCAATATACCCAACGCCAAGCCCGATTCCACCCAACACACCGTAAAACAAATACAGCAAGTATTTCGAGCCAAGCGCCACAGCCAATCCGGAACCCGTCACCCCGAGGCCAAAGAAGATGGCGGCCAATAGCCCGGATTTCCGCGGTCCGTGCTTTTCAACAAAATGGCCAAGAAACGCAGCCGACAATCCTAAAAATAAAATCGCAATGCTGAACGTGAGCGCCACTTCCTGATCGGACCATCCAAACAGTTGTTTTAATGGATTGGTAAAATTGCTCCACGCATAAACAGACCCAATCGAAATATGAATGCCGACGGCCGATAACGCAATGAGCCAACGGTTTTTCACAGCCTCTCCTCCCCTTTCATCCAATTATGATCCGACTCTCATGCGTATACACGTTAAACGCCTGTCCGCGCAAAAAGCCAACGACGGTTATGCCGAGTTCATCCGCCAAATCTAAGGCCAGCGTCGTCGGCGCCGATTTCGAGAGCAGGACGCTCACTCCCATTTTCGCCGCCT is a window of Geobacillus kaustophilus DNA encoding:
- a CDS encoding ABC transporter substrate-binding protein, whose product is MRKKTWFTWLAMMLAVMLVLAGCGKSKQTAGGGSDKPSTQDTLVYGRGGDSVSLDPATVTDGESLKVTKNIFDTLLDYNDNDTSIKPALATEWTISNDGLTYTFKLRQGVKFHDGTEFNADAVVFNFERWANGNADKFPYYGSMFGGYKNDDSHVIKEVKALDKYTVQFVLKRPQAPFLKNLAMTPFAIASPEAVKKYGDKFGEHPVGTGPFVFKEWKRNERIVLEKNKDYWEKGYPKLNQLIFVSIPDNSARLNALLKGEIDIMEDLNPTDLKQVEGNKEFQIFKRPSMNVAYVGLTATRGPLKNKLVRQALNYAVDKKAIIDAFYAGQAEPAKNPMPPSIPGYNDAIQDYPFDLNKAKELLAKAGYPNGFEIELWAMPVPRPYMPDGQKIAEAIQANFAKIGVKAKIVTYEWATYLDKLAKGEADAFLLGWTGDNGDADNFLYALLDKDSIGSNNYTYFSNDELHKILVEAQTVSDENKRNELYKKAQEIIKEEAPWIPLVHSTPLLAGKANIQGFNPHPTGSDKFTKVEFR
- a CDS encoding ABC transporter ATP-binding protein, with protein sequence MSEPLLEAKGLKKYFPITGGVFGKQIGTVKAVDDVTFTVYRGETLGIVGESGCGKSTTGRMLLRLIEPTDGSILFEGKNVTALSKAELRRLRRDMQMIFQDPFASLNPRHTVEKILEEPLIVHGIGSKEERKRRVREMLEVVGLGSYHAKRYPHQFSGGQRQRIGIARALMTHPKLIIADEPVSALDVSIQAQVLNLLEDLQKQFGLTYIFIAHDLGVVRHISDRVGVMYLGRMVELADSESLYESPKHPYTQALLSAVPIPDPDHKTERQLLSGDLPSPANPPQGCAFHTRCASCMDICRQRRPEWREVANGHYVACHLYEPTGEQRDDKQMKHKGETR
- a CDS encoding ABC transporter ATP-binding protein gives rise to the protein MGEKILLEVRGLRTSFFTDDGEIPAVDGVDFSIREGEVLGIVGESGCGKSVTSLSIMGLLPKGIGKVVGGEIWFKGENLIEASERRMKQIRGNEIAMIFQEPMTSLNPLFTIGDQLVEAIRIHTKIGKKEARARAVEMLKLVGLPRAEQLLDEYPHQLSGGMRQRVMIAMAMVCRPALLIADEPTTALDVTIQAQILALMKELNQTFGTAVMMITHDLGVVAELCDRVIVMYAGQIVEEGSVRDIFRNPKHPYTAGLIRSIPDIRGKKERLYSIPGQVPKPGTVRCGCRFAARCEWVVDRCRHEDPLLYETSEQGHRARCFLVLEKEGLVDERAAARSERA
- a CDS encoding DUF402 domain-containing protein, which produces MPAYPRDGKIIQIHSYKHNGAIHRLWQETVVLKGTPSYVIGGNDKTLVMEADGRTWVTREPAICFFHAKHWFNIIAMIREDGVYYYCNLSSPFVWDEEALKYIDYDLDIKVFPDMTYMLLDEDEYERHRREMRYPDVIDRILKNNVQKLIGWIKERKGPFAPEFIDKWYAMFQAYQK
- a CDS encoding YgaB family protein, translating into MAIEHAWTNVGDEAVFLQQEMERCEEITRQLDELEREAPTSALREEVRQMKREVEAIRRALVGQMASGV
- a CDS encoding gamma-type small acid-soluble spore protein yields the protein MAKQPNKTAAGTNIQEVRQQNAQSAQAAQAGQFATEFAAETNVQHVKQQNAQAEARKAQNVNQ
- the fabL gene encoding enoyl-[acyl-carrier-protein] reductase FabL, translating into MSGKVAVVTGSSRGIGKAIALRLAKKGYDIVVNYARSKTAAEETAHEIEALGRKALVVKANVGDVGKIRAMFAQIDQVFGRVDVLVNNAASGVLRPAMELEETHWNWTMNINSKALLFCAQEAAKRMERVGGGKIVSISSLGSIRYLENYTAVGVSKAALEALTRYLAVELAPKNIAVNAVSGGAVDTDALKHFPNRGELLADAAANTPAGRPVQPEDIVNAVMFLLSDAAEMIRGQTIIVDGGRSLLL
- the mutY gene encoding A/G-specific adenine glycosylase — its product is MTRETKRFPAREFQRDLLDWFARERRDLPWRKDRDPYKVWVSEVMLQQTRVETVIPYFEQFIDRFPTLEALADADEDEVLKVWEGLGYYSRVRNLHAAVKEVKTRYGGKVPDDPDEFSRLKGVGPYTVGAVLSLAYGVPEPAVDGNVMRVLSRLFLVTDDIAKPSTRKRFEQIVREIMAYENPGVFNEALIELGALVCTPRRPSCLLCPVQAYCQAFAEGVAEELPVKTKKTTVKQVPIAVAVLADDEGRVLIRKRDSTGLLANLWEFPSCETDGVDGKEKLEQMVGEQYGLQVELIESIVSFEHAFSHLVWQLTVFPGRLISSESTKEPFRLVSEDELEAYAFPVSHQRVWREYKEWAGGVRRPD
- a CDS encoding OFA family MFS transporter; this translates as MKNRWLIALSAVGIHISIGSVYAWSNFTNPLKQLFGWSDQEVALTFSIAILFLGLSAAFLGHFVEKHGPRKSGLLAAIFFGLGVTGSGLAVALGSKYLLYLFYGVLGGIGLGVGYIAPVSTLVKWFPDRRGLATGLAIMGFGFAAAIASPVMNSLIASVGVQNTFFILGITYFVIMTLSSLYLEKPPEGWLPEGFQEKVKAGKAKPSLDLAQLTANEAVKTRRFWYLWFMLFINVTCGIAVLAVAKPLAVESIGISQTAAAALVGAIGVFNGLGRIGWASASDYIGRPNTYTTFFVLQILIFFLLPNVSIKWLFIIMLTIVYTCYGGGFACIPAYIGDLFGTKQLGAIHGYILTAWAAAGLVGPMFAAYIKDTTGSYEGSLAFFGGLFVIAFIISLLVRIDIRRLRAQHEQIAYVSAAKES